One stretch of Xiphophorus hellerii strain 12219 chromosome 21, Xiphophorus_hellerii-4.1, whole genome shotgun sequence DNA includes these proteins:
- the LOC116711487 gene encoding myeloid cell surface antigen CD33-like isoform X2: MEGRSSEMAAFSQNMLTASMLLSVFLLSGVQTGCNNKNPNLKITAPKEMEALSGSCLLIPCSFREIPEKPGEKFDNNREIFGVWIKSVSEFENNKKNVIYNSSRSQNSYAVNISGNLREKNCTSVFSNVNSHQTDKYFFRIENGPFRATANCDPVHVTVRDSAWSPRIEISGDVKEKNSVTVRCSALTPCPQSPPGLTWNLQPNPHRQMERNKDGTFTTTIQQNITLSDSNDVYSITCSARYPVNGGKNKTANTKVALSVSYAPKETSAARWMELNCSSRVNPPISCFTWVKNSTHTAMIVAEGDVRLTVYKEETHCCNLLIPLITVTAVAVLIFLVAWFLKSRRTAVQHNQTKAPEEPGVQPPSNERREELHYVDVNFIKKPTCASESTSRDQQETLYDQVKVSEPENGPAETADSSDPVYSTVQKPG, from the exons ATGGAGGGACGTAGCAGTGAGATGGCAGCCTTCTCCCAGAACATGCTGACAGCCAGCATGTTACTGAGTGTCTTCTTACTTTCAG GAGTTCAGACTGGATGTAATAACAAGAACCCAAACCTCAAAATTACTGCACCAAAGGAGATGGAAGCTCTGAGTGGATCCTGTTTGCTAATCCCATGCAGCTTTAGAGAAATACCAGAGAAACCAGGAGAAAAGTTTGACaacaacagagaaatatttggagtttggattaaaagtgtttcagaatttgaaaataataagaaaaatgtgatttacaACAGCAGTCGGTCTCAAAACAGCTATGCAGTGAACATTTCTGGAAACCTGAGAGAGAAGAACTGCACCAGTGTGTTTTCTAATGTAAACTCACATCAAACAGACAAATACTTCTTCAGGATTGAGAACGGGCCGTTCAGAGCAACAGCTAACTGTGATCCTGTTCATGTAACAGTTAGAG ATTCTGCTTGGAGCCCCAGGATTGAAATCTCAGGTGACGTGAAGGAGAAGAACTCTGTCACCGTAAGGTGCTCAGCTCTCACTCCCTGTCCACAATCACCTCCTGGACTCACCTGGAACCTCCAACCAAACCCTCACAGACAGATGGAGAGGAACAAAGATGGAACGTTTACAACTACAATCCAGCAGAACATCACTCTGTCAGACTCAAATGATGTTTATAGCATCACCTGCTCTGCCAGATATCCTGTgaatggaggaaaaaacaagACAGCAAATACAAAAGTGGCTCTCAGTGTTTCCT ATGCTCCCAAAGAAACCTCAGCAGCTAGATGGATGGAGCTGAACTGCTCCAGCAGAGTCAATCctcccatcagctgcttcaccTGGGTTAAAAACAGCACACATACAGCCATGATAGTAGCTGAAGGAGACGTCAGATTAACCGTCTATAAGGAAGAAACCCACTGCT GTAATCTGCTGATTCCCCTCATTACAGTGACTGCTGTGGCTGTGCTCATCTTCCTGGTTGCATG GTTTTTGAAGTCCAGGCGTACTGCTGTACAACACAATCAG ACTAAAGCACCTGAGGAGCCTGGTGTTCAACCACCATCTAATGAAAGGCGGGAAGAACTTCACTATGTGGATGTGAACTTCATAAAGAAACCTACCTGTGCGTCAGAGAGTACCAGTAGAGACCAGCAGGAGACGCTGTACGACCAGGTCAAAGTGTCTGAGCCAGAGAATGGACCAGCTGAGACTGCTGACAGCTCAGATCCTGTCTACTCTACGGTACAGAAACCTGGCTGA
- the aoc1 gene encoding diamine oxidase [copper-containing] isoform X1 produces the protein MFLHLHVKAMKVLCMLQLACLVGFSAARTREWAHHGAPMFADLTVQEMKAVRSYLHGIPEMKLTDARSKTMERNSILLMELHLPKKHEALRALDRGQARPPRQARVIIQFGNQTTPNITEYIVGPLPSPKSHEVRTFKGKKPVQFESRPITIVEYDHIENLLKKIAAQAYKLLFETTGGFSYTNCSNRCLTFSDIAPRGLAPGERRTWIMLQKFVEGYFIHPIGFEVLVNHRDLDPEKWTVEKIWYNSVYFDSVKELIEKYESGEVEKLKLPDHNDEDFYSTYIPRGHSNTPTNIHGPKLVEPQGHRYSIDRNFVEYAGWSFAYRVRSSAGLQVFDLRFNGERIAYEISLQEAIAFYAGDTPAAMQTKYIDAGWAMGTSTYELAPGIDCPEIATFVDLYHYFDTDKPMRHKNALCIFEMTTAMPLRRHFNSNFQGGYNFFGGLENTVLVLRTTSTVYNYDYIWDFLFYPNGVMEVKVSATGYIHATFFTPNGLHYGTKVYDYVLGNLHTHLIHYKVDLDIAGRDNSFETIDLKYVNFTNPWSPNHFIVQSKLHRTEHKTERSAAFRFGKKFPRYVHFYNPSEKNKWGHQKGYRIQFNSHAHSVLPKGWKEEVGISWSRYPLAVTRHRDSEATSSSIFTQNDPWEPAVSFEDYIRNNENIVNQDLVAWVTVGFLHVPHSEDIPNTATPGNAVGFFLRPFNFFNEDPSLASKSTVIVRPGQDGKPKVQRWTPEVVGHCVTDKPFFYNGTYTGV, from the exons ATGTTTCTACATCTGCATGTCAAAG CCATGAAGGTTCTCTGTATGCTGCAGCTGGCCTGTTTGGTTGGCTTCAGTGCTGCCAGAACCAGAGAGTGGGCTCACCACGGTGCCCCAATGTTTGCCGACCTCACTGTGCAGGAGATGAAAGCCGTCCGATCCTACCTGCATGGCATTCCAGAGATGAAACTGACAGATGCTCGAAGTAAAACTATGGAGAGGAATAGTATCCTACTGATGGAACTCCACTTGCCAAAGAAACATGAGGCCCTGAGAGCACTGGACCGCGGTCAGGCCAGACCCCCCCGCCAAGCTCGAGTGATCATCCAGTTTGGGAACCAGACCACACCGAACATCACAGAGTACATTGTGGGACCGCTTCCATCCCCAAAGTCTCACGAAGTCAGAACCTTCAAGGGAAAGAAACCGGTCCAATTCGAGTCCAGGCCGATCACCATTGTAGAGTATGACcacattgaaaacctcctgaaGAAGATTGCAGCTCAAGCTTACAAGCTTCTTTTTGAGACAACGGGAGGCTTTTCTTACACAAATTGTTCCAACCGCTGCCTGACGTTCTCAGACATCGCTCCCCGAGGCCTTGCTCCAGGTGAAAGAAGGACATGGATCATGCTGCAGAAGTTTGTAGAAGGTTATTTCATTCATCCAATTGGATTTGAAGTATTGGTCAACCATCGGGATCTAGATCCAGAAAAGTGGACGGTTGAGAAGATCTGGTACAACAGTGTGTATTTTGACAGTGTCAAGGAGCTGATAGAGAAGTATGAATCGGGAGAAGTGGAGAAGCTGAAACTGCCAGATCACAACGATGAAGACTTTTACTCTACCTACATACCTCGAGGTCATAGTAACACACCAACTAATATTCATGGGCCAAAGCTTGTTGAACCCCAGGGACATCGCTACTCCATAGATCGTAACTTTGTTGAGTACGCTGGGTGGTCCTTCGCCTACAGAGTTCGCTCATCGGCTGGCCTTCAAGTCTTTGACCTTCGCTTTAATGGAGAGAGGATCGCTTATGAGATCAGTCTTCAGGAAGCCATAGCCTTCTACGCTGGGGATACTCCTGCTGCCATGCAAACAAAGTACATCGACGCAGGCTGGGCAATGGGAACCTCAACTTACGAACTGGCACCTGGAATCGACTGCCCAGAGATTGCCACCTTTGTAGACCTTTACCATTACTTTGACACAGACAAACCCATGCGCCACAAAAATGCTCTGTGTATTTTTGAGATGACCACTGCCATGCCCCTACGGAGGCATTTTAACTCCAACTTTCAAGGAGGATACAACTTCTTTGGAGGTCTGGAGAACACTGTGCTGGTGTTGCGAACAACTTCAACAGTTTACAACTATGATTACATCTGGGACTTCCTGTTTTACCCCAATGGAGTGATGGAGGTAAAAGTCAGTGCTACCGGATACATCCATGCCACTTTCTTCACACCTAATGGACTTCACTATGGCACAAAAGTGTACGACTACGTGCTGGGCAACCTGCACACTCACCTCATCCACTACAAAGTGGACCTTGATATTGCTG GTCGAGATAACAGCTTTGAAACGATAGACCTGAAGTATGTGAACTTCACCAATCCGTGGAGCCCAAATCACTTCATCGTCCAGTCCAAACTTCACAGGACGGAGCACAAGACGGAGCGATCGGCTGCATTCCGCTTTGGCAAAAAGTTCCCTCGCTATGTGCACTTTTACAACCCCAGTGAGAAAAACAAGTGGGGCCACCAGAAGGGTTATCGAATTCAGTTTAATTCCCATGCACACAGTGTCCTTCCTAAAGGCTGGAAAGAGGAAGTTGGCATCAGTTGGTCAAG ATATCCTCTGGCTGTGACGCGCCACAGGGACAGTGAAGCCACCAGCAGCAGTATCTTCACTCAGAACGACCCCTGGGAGCCTGCAGTGTCCTTTGAGGACTACATCCGCAACAATGAAAACATAGTCAACCAG GATCTGGTTGCCTGGGTTACGGTGGGCTTCCTACATGTACCTCATTCAGAAGACATCCCCAACACGGCGACACCCGGCAACGCGGTGGGCTTCTTCCTCCGACCCTTCAACTTCTTCAATGAAGATCCCTCTCTAGCATCCAAAAGCACCGTCATCGTCCGGCCAGGGCAGGACGGCAAACCTAAAGTTCAGAGGTGGACACCGGAGGTCGTAGGTCACTGTGTGACAGACAAGCCATTTTTTTACAACGGAACCTACACTGGAGTTTAG
- the LOC116711488 gene encoding myeloid cell surface antigen CD33-like — protein sequence MEGCSSEIAAFSQNKLTVSMLLSVFLLSGVQTECNNKNPNLKITAPEEMEALSGSCLLIPCSFREIPEKPGEKFDNKREIFGVWIKSVSAFENNKKNVIYNSSWSQNSYAVNISGNLREKNCTSVFSNVNSHQTDKYFFRIENGPLRATAYCDPVHVTVRDSAWNPRIEISGDVKEKNSVTVRCSALTPCPQSPPGLSLNLQPNPHRQMERNKDGTFTTTIQQNITLSEIHDGYNITCSARYPVNGGKNKTANTKVTLSVSYAPKETSAARWMELNCSSRVNPPISCFTWVKNSTQKVMIVAEGDVRLTVYKGETQCYNQQFWDRVYIGVKILGLVTLCCLTIIIECWSRSVLTNKQKKDAEEADDDNRVTEI from the exons ATGGAGGGATGTAGCAGTGAGATAGCAGCCTTCTCCCAGAACAAGCTGACAGTCAGCATGTTACTGAGTGTCTTCTTACTTTCAG GAGTTCAGACTGAATGTAATAACAAGAACCCAAACCTCAAAATTACTGCACCAGAGGAGATGGAAGCTCTGAGTGGATCCTGTTTGCTAATCCCATGCAGCTTTAGAGAAATACCAGAGAAACCAGGAGAAAAGTTTGACAACAAGAGAGAAATATTTGGAGTTTGGATTAAAAGTGTTTCagcatttgaaaataataagaaaaatgtgatttacaACAGCAGTTGGTCTCAAAACAGCTATGCAGTGAACATTTCTGGAAACCTGAGAGAGAAGAACTGCACCAGTGTGTTTTCTAATGTAAACTCACATCAAACAGACAAATACTTCTTCAGGATTGAGAACGGGCCGCTCAGAGCAACAGCTTACTGTGATCCTGTTCATGTAACAGTTAGAG ATTCTGCTTGGAACCCCAGGATTGAAATCTCAGGTGACGTGAAGGAGAAGAACTCTGTCACCGTAAGGTGCTCAGCTCTCACTCCCTGTCCACAATCACCTCCTGGACTCTCCTTGAACCTCCAACCAAACCCTCACAGACAGATGGAGAGGAACAAAGATGGAACGTTTACAACTACAATCCAGCAGAACATCACTCTGTCAGAGATCCACGATGGATACAACATCACCTGCTCTGCCAGATATCCTGTgaatggaggaaaaaacaagACAGCAAATACAAAAGTGACTCTCAGTGTTTCTT ATGCTCCCAAAGAAACCTCAGCAGCTAGATGGATGGAGCTGAACTGCTCCAGCAGAGTCAATCctcccatcagctgcttcaccTGGGTTAAAAACAGCACACAGAAAGTCATGATAGTAGCTGAAGGAGACGTCAGATTAACCGTCTATAAGGGAGAAACCCAATGCT aTAATCAACAGTTTTGGGATCGTGTCTACATTGGAGTAAAGATCCTGGGTCTTGTGACTCTCTGCTGTTTGACGATCATCATAGAGTG TTGGTCTAGATCAGTATTgaccaacaaacaaaagaag GACGCAGAAGAAGCAGATGACGACAACAGAGTGACGGAGATCTGA
- the LOC116712242 gene encoding sialic acid-binding Ig-like lectin 7 — translation MSRETSDEERQKFEVSLQSHPDIGQDSQNVTYNSSHPEDDHEMNTTGNLERFDDRRETIGVWITDEHGVESFPQNVIYNSSRSQNRYTVNIIGNLTEKNCTTLFSSIQPIQATKFYFRMESGPFRATAVCDPVQITMRDSAWSPRIEISGDVKEKNSVTVTCSALTPCPQSPPGLSLNLQPNPHRQMERNKDGTFTTTIQQNITLSEIHDGYNITCFARYPVDGGKNTRRTKVTLSVSYSPKNTSVSITLAKGRWVELRCSSRAKPPVSVFTWFEKTSNGALKVGEGENYGLNATEEGAYYCVAMNDVGNQTSPEIRLIAPVIAYEPADEIAERKGTDFYQIQTTLFSGAGLLVLVCLLKIVMWYHKIKRKTPQQGHRQTATGGDVHTDLQIAKKKQLSRV, via the exons ATGTCAAGAGAAACGTCTGATGAGGAGAGACAAAAATTTGAAGTTTCGCTTCAAAGTCACCCAGACATTGGACAGGATTCACAGAATGTGACTTACAACAGCAGTCACCCAGAAGACGACCATGAAATGAACACGACTGGAAACCTGGAAAGGTTTGACGACAGGAGAGAAACGATTGGCGTTTGGATAACAGACGAACACGGGGTTGAGTCCTTTCCGCAAAATGTGATTTACAACAGCAGTCGGTCACAAAACAGATACACAGTGAACATCATTGGGAACCTGACAGAGAAGAACTGCACCACCCTCTTTTCTAGCATACAACCAATTCAAGCGACGAAATTCTACTTCAGGATGGAGAGCGGGCCGTTCAGAGCCACGGCTGTCTGTGATCCTGTTCAAATAACAATGAGAG ATTCTGCTTGGAGCCCCAGGATTGAAATCTCAGGTGACGTGAAGGAGAAGAACTCTGTCACCGTAACGTGCTCAGCTCTCACTCCCTGTCCACAATCACCTCCTGGACTCTCCTTGAACCTCCAACCAAACCCTCACAGACAGATGGAGAGGAACAAAGATGGAACGTTTACAACTACAATCCAGCAGAACATCACTCTGTCAGAGATCCACGACGGATACAACATCACCTGCTTTGCCAGATATCCTGTGgatggaggaaaaaacacaagaagGACAAAAGTGACTCTCAGTGTTTCCT ATTCTCCCAAGAACACCTCAGTATCCATCACTTTAGCAAAAGGTAGATGGGTGGAGCTGCGTTGCTCCAGCAGAGCCAAGCCTCCCGTCAGCGTCTTCACCTGGTTCGAGAAAACCTCAAATGGAGCCTTGAAAGTAGGTGAAGGAGAAAATTATGGACTCAATGCCACTGAGGAGGGAGCTTATTACTGTGTGGCCATGAATGATGTTGGTAATCAGACATCTCCAGAGATTCGTCTGATTGCTCCAGTAATAG CGTATGAGCCAGCTGATGAAATTGCTGAAAGAAAAG gaaCTGACTTTTATCAAATTCAGACGACACTGTTTTCAGGGGCAGGGCTCCTTGTCCTTGTCTGCCTGCTCAAAATCGTCATGTG GTATCATAAGATCAAACGTAAAACTCCACAACAGGGCCAT CGGCAGACGGCGACAGGAGGCGACGTACACACAGATCTCCAGATCGCTAAGAAAAAGCAGCTCAGCAGAGTCTGA
- the LOC116711487 gene encoding myeloid cell surface antigen CD33-like isoform X1, with the protein MEGRSSEMAAFSQNMLTASMLLSVFLLSGVQTGCNNKNPNLKITAPKEMEALSGSCLLIPCSFREIPEKPGEKFDNNREIFGVWIKSVSEFENNKKNVIYNSSRSQNSYAVNISGNLREKNCTSVFSNVNSHQTDKYFFRIENGPFRATANCDPVHVTVRDSAWSPRIEISGDVKEKNSVTVRCSALTPCPQSPPGLTWNLQPNPHRQMERNKDGTFTTTIQQNITLSDSNDVYSITCSARYPVNGGKNKTANTKVALSVSYAPKETSAARWMELNCSSRVNPPISCFTWVKNSTHTAMIVAEGDVRLTVYKEETHCCEFSGNLLIPLITVTAVAVLIFLVAWFLKSRRTAVQHNQTKAPEEPGVQPPSNERREELHYVDVNFIKKPTCASESTSRDQQETLYDQVKVSEPENGPAETADSSDPVYSTVQKPG; encoded by the exons ATGGAGGGACGTAGCAGTGAGATGGCAGCCTTCTCCCAGAACATGCTGACAGCCAGCATGTTACTGAGTGTCTTCTTACTTTCAG GAGTTCAGACTGGATGTAATAACAAGAACCCAAACCTCAAAATTACTGCACCAAAGGAGATGGAAGCTCTGAGTGGATCCTGTTTGCTAATCCCATGCAGCTTTAGAGAAATACCAGAGAAACCAGGAGAAAAGTTTGACaacaacagagaaatatttggagtttggattaaaagtgtttcagaatttgaaaataataagaaaaatgtgatttacaACAGCAGTCGGTCTCAAAACAGCTATGCAGTGAACATTTCTGGAAACCTGAGAGAGAAGAACTGCACCAGTGTGTTTTCTAATGTAAACTCACATCAAACAGACAAATACTTCTTCAGGATTGAGAACGGGCCGTTCAGAGCAACAGCTAACTGTGATCCTGTTCATGTAACAGTTAGAG ATTCTGCTTGGAGCCCCAGGATTGAAATCTCAGGTGACGTGAAGGAGAAGAACTCTGTCACCGTAAGGTGCTCAGCTCTCACTCCCTGTCCACAATCACCTCCTGGACTCACCTGGAACCTCCAACCAAACCCTCACAGACAGATGGAGAGGAACAAAGATGGAACGTTTACAACTACAATCCAGCAGAACATCACTCTGTCAGACTCAAATGATGTTTATAGCATCACCTGCTCTGCCAGATATCCTGTgaatggaggaaaaaacaagACAGCAAATACAAAAGTGGCTCTCAGTGTTTCCT ATGCTCCCAAAGAAACCTCAGCAGCTAGATGGATGGAGCTGAACTGCTCCAGCAGAGTCAATCctcccatcagctgcttcaccTGGGTTAAAAACAGCACACATACAGCCATGATAGTAGCTGAAGGAGACGTCAGATTAACCGTCTATAAGGAAGAAACCCACTGCTGTGAGTTCTCTG GTAATCTGCTGATTCCCCTCATTACAGTGACTGCTGTGGCTGTGCTCATCTTCCTGGTTGCATG GTTTTTGAAGTCCAGGCGTACTGCTGTACAACACAATCAG ACTAAAGCACCTGAGGAGCCTGGTGTTCAACCACCATCTAATGAAAGGCGGGAAGAACTTCACTATGTGGATGTGAACTTCATAAAGAAACCTACCTGTGCGTCAGAGAGTACCAGTAGAGACCAGCAGGAGACGCTGTACGACCAGGTCAAAGTGTCTGAGCCAGAGAATGGACCAGCTGAGACTGCTGACAGCTCAGATCCTGTCTACTCTACGGTACAGAAACCTGGCTGA
- the aoc1 gene encoding diamine oxidase [copper-containing] isoform X2, whose product MKVLCMLQLACLVGFSAARTREWAHHGAPMFADLTVQEMKAVRSYLHGIPEMKLTDARSKTMERNSILLMELHLPKKHEALRALDRGQARPPRQARVIIQFGNQTTPNITEYIVGPLPSPKSHEVRTFKGKKPVQFESRPITIVEYDHIENLLKKIAAQAYKLLFETTGGFSYTNCSNRCLTFSDIAPRGLAPGERRTWIMLQKFVEGYFIHPIGFEVLVNHRDLDPEKWTVEKIWYNSVYFDSVKELIEKYESGEVEKLKLPDHNDEDFYSTYIPRGHSNTPTNIHGPKLVEPQGHRYSIDRNFVEYAGWSFAYRVRSSAGLQVFDLRFNGERIAYEISLQEAIAFYAGDTPAAMQTKYIDAGWAMGTSTYELAPGIDCPEIATFVDLYHYFDTDKPMRHKNALCIFEMTTAMPLRRHFNSNFQGGYNFFGGLENTVLVLRTTSTVYNYDYIWDFLFYPNGVMEVKVSATGYIHATFFTPNGLHYGTKVYDYVLGNLHTHLIHYKVDLDIAGRDNSFETIDLKYVNFTNPWSPNHFIVQSKLHRTEHKTERSAAFRFGKKFPRYVHFYNPSEKNKWGHQKGYRIQFNSHAHSVLPKGWKEEVGISWSRYPLAVTRHRDSEATSSSIFTQNDPWEPAVSFEDYIRNNENIVNQDLVAWVTVGFLHVPHSEDIPNTATPGNAVGFFLRPFNFFNEDPSLASKSTVIVRPGQDGKPKVQRWTPEVVGHCVTDKPFFYNGTYTGV is encoded by the exons ATGAAGGTTCTCTGTATGCTGCAGCTGGCCTGTTTGGTTGGCTTCAGTGCTGCCAGAACCAGAGAGTGGGCTCACCACGGTGCCCCAATGTTTGCCGACCTCACTGTGCAGGAGATGAAAGCCGTCCGATCCTACCTGCATGGCATTCCAGAGATGAAACTGACAGATGCTCGAAGTAAAACTATGGAGAGGAATAGTATCCTACTGATGGAACTCCACTTGCCAAAGAAACATGAGGCCCTGAGAGCACTGGACCGCGGTCAGGCCAGACCCCCCCGCCAAGCTCGAGTGATCATCCAGTTTGGGAACCAGACCACACCGAACATCACAGAGTACATTGTGGGACCGCTTCCATCCCCAAAGTCTCACGAAGTCAGAACCTTCAAGGGAAAGAAACCGGTCCAATTCGAGTCCAGGCCGATCACCATTGTAGAGTATGACcacattgaaaacctcctgaaGAAGATTGCAGCTCAAGCTTACAAGCTTCTTTTTGAGACAACGGGAGGCTTTTCTTACACAAATTGTTCCAACCGCTGCCTGACGTTCTCAGACATCGCTCCCCGAGGCCTTGCTCCAGGTGAAAGAAGGACATGGATCATGCTGCAGAAGTTTGTAGAAGGTTATTTCATTCATCCAATTGGATTTGAAGTATTGGTCAACCATCGGGATCTAGATCCAGAAAAGTGGACGGTTGAGAAGATCTGGTACAACAGTGTGTATTTTGACAGTGTCAAGGAGCTGATAGAGAAGTATGAATCGGGAGAAGTGGAGAAGCTGAAACTGCCAGATCACAACGATGAAGACTTTTACTCTACCTACATACCTCGAGGTCATAGTAACACACCAACTAATATTCATGGGCCAAAGCTTGTTGAACCCCAGGGACATCGCTACTCCATAGATCGTAACTTTGTTGAGTACGCTGGGTGGTCCTTCGCCTACAGAGTTCGCTCATCGGCTGGCCTTCAAGTCTTTGACCTTCGCTTTAATGGAGAGAGGATCGCTTATGAGATCAGTCTTCAGGAAGCCATAGCCTTCTACGCTGGGGATACTCCTGCTGCCATGCAAACAAAGTACATCGACGCAGGCTGGGCAATGGGAACCTCAACTTACGAACTGGCACCTGGAATCGACTGCCCAGAGATTGCCACCTTTGTAGACCTTTACCATTACTTTGACACAGACAAACCCATGCGCCACAAAAATGCTCTGTGTATTTTTGAGATGACCACTGCCATGCCCCTACGGAGGCATTTTAACTCCAACTTTCAAGGAGGATACAACTTCTTTGGAGGTCTGGAGAACACTGTGCTGGTGTTGCGAACAACTTCAACAGTTTACAACTATGATTACATCTGGGACTTCCTGTTTTACCCCAATGGAGTGATGGAGGTAAAAGTCAGTGCTACCGGATACATCCATGCCACTTTCTTCACACCTAATGGACTTCACTATGGCACAAAAGTGTACGACTACGTGCTGGGCAACCTGCACACTCACCTCATCCACTACAAAGTGGACCTTGATATTGCTG GTCGAGATAACAGCTTTGAAACGATAGACCTGAAGTATGTGAACTTCACCAATCCGTGGAGCCCAAATCACTTCATCGTCCAGTCCAAACTTCACAGGACGGAGCACAAGACGGAGCGATCGGCTGCATTCCGCTTTGGCAAAAAGTTCCCTCGCTATGTGCACTTTTACAACCCCAGTGAGAAAAACAAGTGGGGCCACCAGAAGGGTTATCGAATTCAGTTTAATTCCCATGCACACAGTGTCCTTCCTAAAGGCTGGAAAGAGGAAGTTGGCATCAGTTGGTCAAG ATATCCTCTGGCTGTGACGCGCCACAGGGACAGTGAAGCCACCAGCAGCAGTATCTTCACTCAGAACGACCCCTGGGAGCCTGCAGTGTCCTTTGAGGACTACATCCGCAACAATGAAAACATAGTCAACCAG GATCTGGTTGCCTGGGTTACGGTGGGCTTCCTACATGTACCTCATTCAGAAGACATCCCCAACACGGCGACACCCGGCAACGCGGTGGGCTTCTTCCTCCGACCCTTCAACTTCTTCAATGAAGATCCCTCTCTAGCATCCAAAAGCACCGTCATCGTCCGGCCAGGGCAGGACGGCAAACCTAAAGTTCAGAGGTGGACACCGGAGGTCGTAGGTCACTGTGTGACAGACAAGCCATTTTTTTACAACGGAACCTACACTGGAGTTTAG